Part of the Labrys wisconsinensis genome, ATCCCGGAGGGCGCGGTCCTGGTCGAGGCCGGCCGCATCGTCGCGGTCGGCGAGGACGCCGCCGTGCCGCGGCCGGAGGGATGCGAGGCGCTCGACCTCGGCAACGCCACGCTGATGCCGGGCATGATCGACGCCCATCTGCACACGTTCGGCGTCGACAGCACGCGGCTCCACCTCATCGCCACCGAGCGCGAGCCCTATCGCGCCGCCCGTGCCCTGGCCGAGCTCGGCCGCCTGCTCCAGGCCGGGTTCACCGCGGCCCGCTGCCTCGGCTCGAGCGTCGGGCCGGACGTCCGGCGCGCCATCGACGACGGCCTCGCCGAGGGGCCGCGCCTCAAGGTCGCCGGCGGCTTCATCTCCTCCACCGGCGGCACCTGGGACGGCCCGTCCGTTTCCCTGTCGGCCGCGCGGCTGAGCGGCGAGGTGGCCGACGGGATCGACGGCCTCGTGCAGGCCGTGCGCCAGCGCGTGCGCCAGGGCGTCGACGTGATCAAGCTCGGCCTCTCCAAGGGCGGCGTCGCCGACCGCTACCACGCCTGGGGCGACGATCCCCTGCGCCAGGTCGCGGCCTATGGCCCGGCCGAGGTCGTCGCCGCGGTCGAGGAGGCCCGCCGCAACCGTCTGCCGGTCAGCGCCCACGCCATCGGCGAGGAGGCGGTGACGCTGGCGCTGGACGGCGGCGTCGACACCATCGAGCACGGCTACGGCATCTCGGAGGCGACGCGGGCGCGCCTGGCGGCCGAGGGCAGGATCGTCGTCTCCACCATCTCGCAGCTGCATTTCCACCGGGCCGCCTACGAGGCCCATGGCTATCCCCAGTGGGAACGCGAGGTCTATGAACGCCACTGGGCCGTCATGCGGCGCGATTTCGAGCGCGGCCTCGCCGCCGGCGTGCGCTACGCGCTCGGCACCGACCTGATCGGCGGCCCGACCCATCCGCTGCACGAGGCGGCGAGCGAGTTCCGCCTCGCCGTCGACTGGGGCATGAGCCCGCACGAGGCCCTGCGGGCCGGCACCATCGTCGCGGCCGAGGCGGTCGGCATCGCCGCCGACACCGGCAGCCTCGAGCCCGGCAAGGCCGCCGACATCGTCGCGGTGGCCGGCAACCCGCTCACGGATATCGGGACGCTGCGCGCGCCACGCCTCGTCATGAAGCAAGGTCGCGTCGTGCGCTCGCAGGCGCCGGCCTGAGCGGCG contains:
- a CDS encoding metal-dependent hydrolase family protein translates to MASRLKAGLVLAGPALEAIPEGAVLVEAGRIVAVGEDAAVPRPEGCEALDLGNATLMPGMIDAHLHTFGVDSTRLHLIATEREPYRAARALAELGRLLQAGFTAARCLGSSVGPDVRRAIDDGLAEGPRLKVAGGFISSTGGTWDGPSVSLSAARLSGEVADGIDGLVQAVRQRVRQGVDVIKLGLSKGGVADRYHAWGDDPLRQVAAYGPAEVVAAVEEARRNRLPVSAHAIGEEAVTLALDGGVDTIEHGYGISEATRARLAAEGRIVVSTISQLHFHRAAYEAHGYPQWEREVYERHWAVMRRDFERGLAAGVRYALGTDLIGGPTHPLHEAASEFRLAVDWGMSPHEALRAGTIVAAEAVGIAADTGSLEPGKAADIVAVAGNPLTDIGTLRAPRLVMKQGRVVRSQAPA